The Malus domestica chromosome 17, GDT2T_hap1 genome contains the following window.
GTGGCTTCGTCAAGGATCAGTATATCCGGGTCTCTGAGAATCGCTCGGGCAATAGCGATTCGCTGCTTTTCACCCCCGCTGAGTAAACCATCATCAACGATGGTTTCGTAGCCGTCAGGGAGAGAGGAGATGAATTCATGAGCATAGGCCTGCTTTGCAGCCAATTCTATATCTTCGTCTTCGATTTCTCTAGAGCATCCGTACATTATGTTCGACTTGATGCTCATACGAAAAAGATGAGGTTCCTGTCTGAGACGAAAACTTAGATTACGATTCTAGTTAGCTTAAGTAAATCTTGATGTTTGTGCATACTAACCTGTGGAACAAATCCAATCTTCCCTCTCAGCCACCTGATATCCAACTCTCTGAGAGGAAAATCGTCGATGTAAATCTGCAAAATGACAGTCCATGATAGAAAATATACTACGAAATAGAATGTATATCGAGCGATGGATGAAAACTGCCGGAATAAGAAGCTTACCTGACCGGCAGTTGGTTCATAGAGACGAAGCAAAAGATTGACCAATGTACTCTTTCCGCTACCACTCAGACCAACCTTGGCAAAATTCAGATGCAAGTCAGTCCTTAAAGTTGCCTGCCCTCTAGGAGGGATCTTAACGAAGGAGCAAAGGAATGTCTTACAATTGCGACGACTTCATGTGCTTGAATGGAAAGATTTATGTTCTCTAGTACGGGGACCTGTTAAAATTTTTGAGAGATGTCGATGGTTATCTGATGAACATTTGTAGCACAACGGGAGATTAATCAGATTTATAGGCCCGAAAAAGACATACTTTCGCTCTTGCAGGATAGCGAAAAGAAACGTTTACGAACTGAATGTGTCCCATTACCCTCTGCAACTTCACACCTGTACATGGTAGGATTCCATTCGATAAGTACATTTGAAATGGAGTCATATGAAATCATATCTCTAAGAAAAACTCTGATATCCGGAAGCATGAAACCGAGGAAAAAGAAATGCCAGAACTGACTTTAAACGACATATTCAAAAcctgagataaaaaaaaaagtaatgcttCCGCTTCATGAGGTACACCTTTCGATAAGACTTGGTCACTGGGCAACAAGTTCATTAACTGAAGAACCTTTTCACTTGCTCCAACAGACTGCATTAGCGACGATACATTATCCGTGACCCTCCAAGTTGCGTAAATTAACCACTCGCAATACAGTACATACTTCGTCAGTTGCTCAGCTGATACACGACCGCTCATAATTGAAATTCCTCCCAACACCACTGCGATAACCTTTAAATGTGATTTGAGAAAATGGCATCAAAGAACAGATTTTCATTTAACCACAGCATGCAAAGTACAATTTAGTTAACTGAAGACCCAAAACCTTGGGATTTAGTTAACTAGAAAAGAGGACAAACCTGCGTCGCACGATAAAGAGTGCTGAAACTCACACTCCAGAGTCCATAAGCCACACTCTCTCGAATGTTTATAAATGCTACCTTGTCTAGCCATTGCTCGAACCTAATAACAAAGAAATGCATGCTTTGGGTGTCAGAATTTCATAGTTCCTTATGTTTATTAGAACAACAACGGTAAAAAGAAAGATGGGTGACAGGAAAATAATAGTAAAATTGCCTTCCCAACTCCTTTTTTTCAGTTCCATAAACCCGGACAGTTCTCATTAGAGAAAGTGTTTCTTGCGCAGCCTACATTCAAATAAGAAAACGATCAATGTAGGAAGATTGCCAACAAATTTCGGAGCAATTTGGATCAAACAGTCTGCCCATATACTTCATTGGCACCAGCAGTGAAATCTTGGACTAACTTTGCAGCTTTCTTTTGGTACCTATAtgtagttaaaaaaataaaaaataaaaaatcaaatgtaTAGCTTCAAAAAATCCATTCATATATCAAGTAGACTGACGGTACAAGAGCTTACCGGCCATAACGAAGAAAAATCAGAGATAATACACAGCATATAAACAACGCAGATACTGCGAGAGGCCAAGATAACATCAGCAAATTGATCAGTGCACCTGTCCCCTGAATATTTAGAGAAACCTGTAACTTAGCTAGATATCGAAATCAAGTGCACACACTAAGAAAGGGAAAGGAGGGTAAGAGTCACAACCTGAAGAACATTgcgtaatattaaatgaatatcaTTCGCAATAACAAGCGATAATCGTTGACAATCAGCCCCGAGTCGGCTCGTCAAATCACCAACTGCTTCTCTGTCGAAAAAGGATATATCCTACATCAAAGATAACAGCAAAATAGAGTACCAGATCGAATAAAAACGAGGATCAAGTGAGTCAATATCCAACTTGAAAGATAACACCAACTGCTAACTGGAACACAAACCTGGGAAAGAAGAGCGGAGTATAGAGTTTCCCTGAGGCGCTTCACCTGCAGTATCATGATTCAAGCAGCAGATGGTGTACAACAAATAATAGGTGAAAAAATATAATCATTCTTGCAAATGGAGAAGGAACGAGAGAATAACACACCAAAATAATGTTGGCAATTCCAAAACAACCACTTCGCAGGCCGctgaaatttaaatgaaatataGTAAATAATCAGGCATCTGAATTCCAACTCTAGCACTAACAAGAAAAGAGATATTGTTTTCAGATTTTGCAATCAAAGAGAAATATAAGGACGGACCTGCAAATCCCTGAAGTGATACACAAAAAAGCCAAAAGCTTTGAGTTCCTATAGAAAACAACAGCATCGCCACTCTGAGCAGCAAATATGGATTCCGTCAATATACTTGGCATTGAGATTTCAGAAAGCTGCAGCAGAAAAACATTGCATAATGATGGTTAAATCTCAATCTTAAAGTTGATATCTTGCTGATACAAACCATGCACTAATGTATTGTAAACACGACAAATATCCCAAATATGAACTCCTCACTTAAACAATAGAAACATAAACACATTCAAGATAAGGAAAGAATTGAAACGCACCGCAGCGATAATCAAAGAGCTAAATGCAATGAAGATAACCCATCTTGAGCTACGAGTCTCCACCAAATCCCACATTCGACAAAGAGCGTGCAGCAGCGTAACAGGCTC
Protein-coding sequences here:
- the LOC103404558 gene encoding ABC transporter B family member 26, chloroplastic-like isoform X2 — protein: MQFPWTCSSRNLCTLCPPYLHHGKLFPISSLNTKQISISSLQNLSRARRFCGPKNEFGLLEVVEKWVGASWSAFQGGSCSWWSLSEHEEERSCTAAEPVTLLHALCRMWDLVETRSSRWVIFIAFSSLIIAALSEISMPSILTESIFAAQSGDAVVFYRNSKLLAFLCITSGICSGLRSGCFGIANIILVKRLRETLYSALLSQDISFFDREAVGDLTSRLGADCQRLSLVIANDIHLILRNVLQGTGALINLLMLSWPLAVSALFICCVLSLIFLRYGRYQKKAAKLVQDFTAGANEAAQETLSLMRTVRVYGTEKKELGRFEQWLDKVAFINIRESVAYGLWSVSFSTLYRATQVIAVVLGGISIMSGRVSAEQLTKYVLYCEWLIYATWRVTDNVSSLMQSVGASEKVLQLMNLLPSDQVLSKGVKLQRVMGHIQFVNVSFRYPARAKVPVLENINLSIQAHEVVAIVGLSGSGKSTLVNLLLRLYEPTAGQIYIDDFPLRELDIRWLRGKIGFVPQEPHLFRMSIKSNIMYGCSREIEDEDIELAAKQAYAHEFISSLPDGYETIVDDGLLSGGEKQRIAIARAILRDPDILILDEATSALDSETEHYVKGILHAVRNDIKAKRTVVVIAHRPKLNASSASQPHLGEFKPTPGQRRFHHHPTSKTALDTP
- the LOC103404558 gene encoding ABC transporter B family member 26, chloroplastic-like isoform X1, with amino-acid sequence MQFPWTCSSRNLCTLCPPYLHHGKLFPISSLNTKQISISSLQNLSRARRFCGPKNEFGLLEVVEKWVGASWSAFQGGSCSWWSLSEHEEERSCTAAEPVTLLHALCRMWDLVETRSSRWVIFIAFSSLIIAALSEISMPSILTESIFAAQSGDAVVFYRNSKLLAFLCITSGICSGLRSGCFGIANIILVKRLRETLYSALLSQDISFFDREAVGDLTSRLGADCQRLSLVIANDIHLILRNVLQGTGALINLLMLSWPLAVSALFICCVLSLIFLRYGRYQKKAAKLVQDFTAGANEAAQETLSLMRTVRVYGTEKKELGRFEQWLDKVAFINIRESVAYGLWSVSFSTLYRATQVIAVVLGGISIMSGRVSAEQLTKYVLYCEWLIYATWRVTDNVSSLMQSVGASEKVLQLMNLLPSDQVLSKGVKLQRVMGHIQFVNVSFRYPARAKVPVLENINLSIQAHEVVAIVGLSGSGKSTLVNLLLRLYEPTAGQIYIDDFPLRELDIRWLRGKIGFVPQEPHLFRMSIKSNIMYGCSREIEDEDIELAAKQAYAHEFISSLPDGYETIVDDGLLSGGEKQRIAIARAILRDPDILILDEATSALDSETEHYVKGILHAVRNDIKAKRTVVVIAHRLSTIEAADRIVVMDGGRITEMGKHTELLKMDGLYANLVRARTDALA